A genomic window from Salvia splendens isolate huo1 chromosome 11, SspV2, whole genome shotgun sequence includes:
- the LOC121755536 gene encoding KH domain-containing protein At4g18375-like isoform X2: MGESGKRHRSYRDDADGRNQKRRTDKDRERDERGNDEVVVYRILCPDTVIGSVIGKSGKVINSIRQDSRAKVKVVDPFPGCRDRVITIYCYVREREELEADDEFNDNRPLCPAQDALLRVHGAIANAVAALGDSDTRRRDKEREECQLLVPSSQSANIIGKSGATIKKLRNKTRTHIKVNAKDAGDPSHSCALEFDNFVMISGEPEAVKKALFAISAIMYKFTAKENIPLDTSVPEAPPSFIIPSDVPMYPATGLYSSVEPINHARPMPSTLRPSHAHDIPGYADARGTWPIYSSALPMVSGYGGASHSEELTIKVLCPSNKIGRVIGKGGSSIKGIRQESGARIEVEDPKANHSECVITVISYESSEDLKSMAVEAVLLLQGKINSEDGDTVTMRLLVPSKVIGCIIGKSGSIINEIRRRTLADIRISKGEKPNFNGGDDELVEVYGQVGNLRDALIQIVLRLRDDVLKDRDDMHNASTGVGALYAGGASLPVSSVFHSGHSGAALSYDERAEAESGLRLFSPRGYGYGSLSMEDTGYGSLPSHSTSLYSGLSRPSVLEMVIPAHAIGKVIGKGGTNIENICKISGAAIDIPDSKSSRGDRVAIISGTSEEKRAAENLIQAFIMAT; the protein is encoded by the exons ATGGGTGAAAGTGGGAAGCGTCATCGTTCATATCGGGATGACGCAGACGGAAGGAACCAGAAGAGGAGAACTGATAAGGATAGGGAGAGAGATGAAAGGGGAAACGATGAAGTGGTAGTGTACAGAATTTTGTGTCCGGATACTGTTATTGGGAGTGTGATTGGAAAGAGTGGAAAAGTGATTAATTCCATTAGGCAAGACTCAAGGGCAAAGGTAAAAGTGGTGGACCCATTTCCAGGTTGTAGAGACAGAGTTATTACTATCTATTGCTATGTAAGGGAAAGGGAGGAGCTCGAGGCGGATGATGAATTCAATGATAACCGACCTCTTTGTCCCGCACAAGATGCCCTTCTCAGGGTGCATGGCGCGATTGCAAATGCTGTAGCTGCACTTGGAGATTCGGACACGAGGAGGAGAGACAAAGAGAGGGAGGAATGTCAGCTTCTAGTTCCATCTAGCCAGTCCGCTAATATTATTGGGAAATCTGGTGCAACCATTAAGAAATTGAGGAACAAGACAAGGACACACATCAAGGTTAATGCTAAGGATGCTGGTGATCCATCTCATTCTTGTGCGCTGGAGTTTGACAATTTTGTTATG ATATCTGGTGAGCCCGAGGCGGTCAAGAAAGCACTTTTTGCCATTTCTGCGATTATGTACAAGTTTACAGCAAAGGAGAACATTCCTCTTGACACTTCTGTCCCCGAAGCACCTCCAAGCTTCATTATTCCATCAGATGTTCCAATGTATCCTGCTACTGGACTTTATTCAAGTGTAGAACCCATTAACCATGCTAGACCAATGCCTTCTACCTTACGTCCTTCACACGCACACGATATCCCAGGCTATGCTGATGCCCGGGGAACTTGGCCAATATATTCATCTGCTCTTCCAATGGTGTCTGGTTATGGTGGTGCGTCGCATTCTGAGGAACTAACCATAAAAGTGTTGTGCCCCTCTAACAAGATTGGTCGCGTTATTGGGAAGGGTGGAAGTTCTATTAAAGGTATAAGGCAAGAGAGTGGTGCTCGTATTGAAGTTGAGGACCCCAAGGCCAACCATAGTGAGTGTGTCATCACTGTGATCTCCTATGAG TCATCAGAAGATTTGAAATCCATGGCAGTTGAAGCTGTTTTGTTGTTACAAGGAAAGATAAATAGTGAAGATGGTGATACTGTAACTATGCGGCTCCTTGTTCCGTCAAAGGTTATTGGCTGCATCATTGGAAAAAGTGGTTCTATAATCAATGAAATTCGGAGAAGAACTTTAGCAGATATACGAATTTCTAAAGGCGAGAAGCCTAATTTTAATGGTGGAGATGACGAACTTGTTGAG GTATATGGACAAGTTGGTAATCTGAGAGATGCACTTATTCAGATTGTTTTGAGGCTTCGAGATGATGTATTAAAGGATAGGGACGACATGCACAATGCATCTACTGGTGTTGGGGCATTATATGCTGGCGGTGCATCTCTTCCAGTGTCATCAGTTttccatagtggacactctggTGCTGCGTTAAGTTATGACGAAAGAGCTGAAGCAGAGAGTGGTTTGCGATTATTTTCCCCTCGTGGATATGGATATGGGTCCTTATCA ATGGAGGACACTGGCTATGGATCCTTGCCTTCGCATTCGACATCACTATATTCAGG GTTGTCTCGGCCATCTGTTTTGGAAATGGTCATCCCTGCACATGCGATAGGTAAAGTAATTGGAAAAGGCGGCACAAATATTGAGAATATATGCAAG ATATCTGGAGCAGCTATTGATATTCCAGATTCCAAGTCTTCGCGAGGCGATCGTGTGGCTATAATATCTGGCACCTCCGAGGAAAAGCGTGCTGCTGAAAACTTGATTCAAGCATTCATTATGGCCACTTAA
- the LOC121754309 gene encoding F-box protein At4g18380-like has protein sequence MRSNVANLWRKIYPEKVDHFDKLPEEIILSIFNRIGNAMALRRCCAVSRRFHSIVPEVDHVVVLVNCVTLEKEKRELASSSSAAAAPHHRIASFFCIFFSVLFKPLLSLSQLIIPSARLLPLLKEEEEEDKTVSLRSMTQILKNFNEIKRLAVELRAGEVRIEDGILLKLKAEYSSTLESCVILGATSVNCSCDDDDDDDGADMDSIHESFYSEDEGLAQRVVWIVNSLVAASTRHHLLQPVIAAHKSLERLVLTDADGQGLLSMDKEQLKEQRARPLNMSLSSKRTVVPSLDVQLWYAPRLEMPDGVVLRGATLIAIRPSELPREGAMPVGSESSWAEPEGNWVVSAFEGPYGDVARMLVKERIYSIDINAF, from the coding sequence ATGAGATCGAATGTGGCGAATCTGTGGCGGAAAATCTACCCCGAGAAGGTCGACCACTTCGATAAGCTGCCGGAAGAGATCATCCTCTCGATCTTCAATCGAATCGGAAACGCCATGGCGCTGAGGCGATGCTGCGCCGTTTCGAGGCGGTTCCACTCGATCGTTCCTGAAGTGGATCACGTCGTTGTCCTAGTCAACTGCGTAACCTTAGAGAAGGAAAAGCGTGAGCTTGCTTCGTCGtcgtcggcggcggcggcgccgcACCACCGGATCGCCTCATTCTTCTGCATTTTCTTCTCCGTACTCTTCAAACCCTTGCTGTCGCTGTCTCAGCTCATCATCCCCTCGGCGCGCCTGCTTCCGCTTTtgaaggaggaagaggaggaggataagACGGTCAGTCTCCGCTCTATGACGCAGATTTTGAAGAATTTCAACGAAATCAAGCGGCTGGCGGTCGAGCTCCGCGCAGGTGAGGTCAGGATCGAGGACGGCATTTTGCTGAAATTGAAAGCGGAATACAGTTCCACGCTCGAAAGCTGCGTGATTCTCGGTGCTACAAGCGTGAACTGCAGCTGCgatgacgacgacgacgacgatggAGCGGATATGGATAGCATACACGAGTCATTCTACAGCGAGGACGAAGGCTTGGCGCAGCGCGTCGTGTGGATCGTGAACTCGTTAGTCGCAGCCTCAACCAGGCACCACCTCCTGCAGCCGGTGATCGCGGCGCACAAATCGCTGGAGCGTTTGGTTTTGACGGACGCGGATGGGCAGGGGCTTCTGTCGATGGATAAGGAGCAGCTGAAGGAGCAGAGGGCGAGGCCTTTAAATATGTCGCTGTCGTCGAAGAGGACTGTCGTTCCGTCTCTGGACGTGCAGCTGTGGTACGCTCCTCGTCTCGAGATGCCTGACGGGGTGGTGTTGAGAGGCGCGACTCTGATTGCCATCAGGCCGAGCGAGCTGCCGAGGGAGGGGGCGATGCCCGTGGGGTCGGAGTCGAGCTGGGCGGAACCGGAGGGGAATTGGGTTGTATCGGCGTTTGAGGGGCCGTATGGGGATGTTGCAAGGATGTTGGTGAAGGAGAGGATATATAGCATTGACATTAATGCTTTCTGA
- the LOC121755536 gene encoding KH domain-containing protein At4g18375-like isoform X1: MGESGKRHRSYRDDADGRNQKRRTDKDRERDERGNDEVVVYRILCPDTVIGSVIGKSGKVINSIRQDSRAKVKVVDPFPGCRDRVITIYCYVREREELEADDEFNDNRPLCPAQDALLRVHGAIANAVAALGDSDTRRRDKEREECQLLVPSSQSANIIGKSGATIKKLRNKTRTHIKVNAKDAGDPSHSCALEFDNFVMISGEPEAVKKALFAISAIMYKFTAKENIPLDTSVPEAPPSFIIPSDVPMYPATGLYSSVEPINHARPMPSTLRPSHAHDIPGYADARGTWPIYSSALPMVSGYGGASHSEELTIKVLCPSNKIGRVIGKGGSSIKGIRQESGARIEVEDPKANHSECVITVISYESSEDLKSMAVEAVLLLQGKINSEDGDTVTMRLLVPSKVIGCIIGKSGSIINEIRRRTLADIRISKGEKPNFNGGDDELVEVYGQVGNLRDALIQIVLRLRDDVLKDRDDMHNASTGVGALYAGGASLPVSSVFHSGHSGAALSYDERAEAESGLRLFSPRGYGYGSLSVDTSVQLEDCQHCHEFMMEDTGYGSLPSHSTSLYSGLSRPSVLEMVIPAHAIGKVIGKGGTNIENICKISGAAIDIPDSKSSRGDRVAIISGTSEEKRAAENLIQAFIMAT; the protein is encoded by the exons ATGGGTGAAAGTGGGAAGCGTCATCGTTCATATCGGGATGACGCAGACGGAAGGAACCAGAAGAGGAGAACTGATAAGGATAGGGAGAGAGATGAAAGGGGAAACGATGAAGTGGTAGTGTACAGAATTTTGTGTCCGGATACTGTTATTGGGAGTGTGATTGGAAAGAGTGGAAAAGTGATTAATTCCATTAGGCAAGACTCAAGGGCAAAGGTAAAAGTGGTGGACCCATTTCCAGGTTGTAGAGACAGAGTTATTACTATCTATTGCTATGTAAGGGAAAGGGAGGAGCTCGAGGCGGATGATGAATTCAATGATAACCGACCTCTTTGTCCCGCACAAGATGCCCTTCTCAGGGTGCATGGCGCGATTGCAAATGCTGTAGCTGCACTTGGAGATTCGGACACGAGGAGGAGAGACAAAGAGAGGGAGGAATGTCAGCTTCTAGTTCCATCTAGCCAGTCCGCTAATATTATTGGGAAATCTGGTGCAACCATTAAGAAATTGAGGAACAAGACAAGGACACACATCAAGGTTAATGCTAAGGATGCTGGTGATCCATCTCATTCTTGTGCGCTGGAGTTTGACAATTTTGTTATG ATATCTGGTGAGCCCGAGGCGGTCAAGAAAGCACTTTTTGCCATTTCTGCGATTATGTACAAGTTTACAGCAAAGGAGAACATTCCTCTTGACACTTCTGTCCCCGAAGCACCTCCAAGCTTCATTATTCCATCAGATGTTCCAATGTATCCTGCTACTGGACTTTATTCAAGTGTAGAACCCATTAACCATGCTAGACCAATGCCTTCTACCTTACGTCCTTCACACGCACACGATATCCCAGGCTATGCTGATGCCCGGGGAACTTGGCCAATATATTCATCTGCTCTTCCAATGGTGTCTGGTTATGGTGGTGCGTCGCATTCTGAGGAACTAACCATAAAAGTGTTGTGCCCCTCTAACAAGATTGGTCGCGTTATTGGGAAGGGTGGAAGTTCTATTAAAGGTATAAGGCAAGAGAGTGGTGCTCGTATTGAAGTTGAGGACCCCAAGGCCAACCATAGTGAGTGTGTCATCACTGTGATCTCCTATGAG TCATCAGAAGATTTGAAATCCATGGCAGTTGAAGCTGTTTTGTTGTTACAAGGAAAGATAAATAGTGAAGATGGTGATACTGTAACTATGCGGCTCCTTGTTCCGTCAAAGGTTATTGGCTGCATCATTGGAAAAAGTGGTTCTATAATCAATGAAATTCGGAGAAGAACTTTAGCAGATATACGAATTTCTAAAGGCGAGAAGCCTAATTTTAATGGTGGAGATGACGAACTTGTTGAG GTATATGGACAAGTTGGTAATCTGAGAGATGCACTTATTCAGATTGTTTTGAGGCTTCGAGATGATGTATTAAAGGATAGGGACGACATGCACAATGCATCTACTGGTGTTGGGGCATTATATGCTGGCGGTGCATCTCTTCCAGTGTCATCAGTTttccatagtggacactctggTGCTGCGTTAAGTTATGACGAAAGAGCTGAAGCAGAGAGTGGTTTGCGATTATTTTCCCCTCGTGGATATGGATATGGGTCCTTATCA GTTGATACTAGCGTCCAATTGGAAGATTGTCAACATTGTCATGAGTTCATG ATGGAGGACACTGGCTATGGATCCTTGCCTTCGCATTCGACATCACTATATTCAGG GTTGTCTCGGCCATCTGTTTTGGAAATGGTCATCCCTGCACATGCGATAGGTAAAGTAATTGGAAAAGGCGGCACAAATATTGAGAATATATGCAAG ATATCTGGAGCAGCTATTGATATTCCAGATTCCAAGTCTTCGCGAGGCGATCGTGTGGCTATAATATCTGGCACCTCCGAGGAAAAGCGTGCTGCTGAAAACTTGATTCAAGCATTCATTATGGCCACTTAA
- the LOC121755013 gene encoding eukaryotic translation initiation factor 3 subunit G-like: protein MVREEPANKMRWGELDEDDSEDLDFLLPPKQVIGPDASGIKKVIEYKFGDDGNKVKITTTTRIRKLANARLSKRAVERRSWPKFGDAVHEDVGSRLTMVSTEEILLERPRAPGTKADDSKSGGDPLAQMGKGGAVLMVCRTCGKKGDHWTSRCPYKDLAQPSDTFVDKPSTETNAAPGGTKGAYVPPSMRGGVPERSGTDMRRRNEENSVRVTNLSEDTREPDLLELFRPFGSVSRVYVAIDQKTGTSRGFGFVNFVNREDAERAINKLNGYGYDNLILRVEWAAPRAT, encoded by the exons ATGGTGAGGGAGGAGCCAGCCAACAAGATGCGATGGGGGGAGCTGGACGAAGACGACAGCGAGGATCTGGATTTCCTGCTGCCGCCAAAGCAGGTTATTGGCCCCGACGCGAGCGGGATTAAGAAGGTTATCGAATACAAGTTCGGCGACGACGGAAATAAGGTTAAGATAACCACCACCACGCGCATCCGCAAGCTCGCCAACGCTCGCCTCAGCAAGCGCGCCGTCGAGCGTCGCTCCTGGCCGAAATTCGGCGATGCGGTGCACGAGGACGTCGGCAGCCGCCTCACCATGGTTTCCACGGAGGAGATCCTCCTTGAACGCCCCCGCGCCCCTG GTACCAAAGCAGACGACTCTAAATCTGGTGGTGATCCTTTAGCTCAAATGGGGAAAGGAGGAGCTGTGCTCATGGTATGTAGGACTTGTGGGAAGAAGGGTGACCATTGGACCTCAAGATGCCCGTACAAGGATCTCGCTCAACCAAGTGACACCTTTGTTGATAAGCCGTCAACTGAAACTAATGCTGCGCCAGGTGGCACAAAGGGTGCTTATGTTCCCCCTAGCATGAGAGGAGGTGTTCCCGAGAGGAGTGGTACTGACATGCGGCGCAGAAACGAGGAGAACTCGGTCAGGGTTACCAACCTTTCTGAAGACACAAGAGAGCCCGACTTGCTTGAGCTTTTCCGGCCATTTGGTTCAGTTAGCCGAGTTTATGTTGCCATTGATCAGAAGACTGGGACAAGCAGAGGTTTCGGTTTTGTCAATTTCGTCAACCGAGAAGACGCCGAGAGAGCCATCAACAAGCTTAACGGGTATGGGTATGACAATCTCATTCTAAGAGTTGAATGGGCTGCTCCTCGGGCGACCTAA
- the LOC121753544 gene encoding ornithine aminotransferase, mitochondrial-like, producing the protein MASKKPIQCLVGGALRRATNMATLAHTTAPSPHSSQHLIDLEYQRSAHNYHPVPVVFSQAKGSSIWDPEGKRYIDFLSAYSAVNQGHSHPKIMKAMVEQAEKLTLSSRAFYNDRFPVFAERLTSMFGYDMVLPMNTGAEGVETALKLTRKWGYLKKGIPRDEAIIVSCCGCFHGRTLAVISMSCDNEATRGFGPLLPGHLKVDFGDSAALEKLFKEKGDRIAGFLFEPIQGEAGVVIPPDGYLKSVRDLCSKYNILMIADEIQSGLARSGRVLACDWENVRPDVVILGKALGGGMLPVSAVLADKDVMLCIQPGEHGSTFGGNPLASAVAIASLDVIRDEKLAERSAKLGEELREQLLKIQKQFPDLIKEVRGRGLFNAVELNSKALFPATAYDVCLKLKERGILAKPTHESIIRLTPPLSISSDELKEGSKALQDVLELDLPKIKKEKKPATASSHTASNVCDRCGRNPCDSF; encoded by the exons ATGGCGTCGAAGAAACCTATTCAATGTTTGGTGGGAGGAGCTCTGAGAAGGGCAACAAACATGGCCACACTCGCACACACCACCGCCCCTTCACCTCACTCTTCTCAGCATCTCATCGACTTGGAATACCAGCGCAGTGCCCACAA TTACCATCCTGTTCCTGTTGTCTTCTCTCAAGCCAAAGGATCATCCATATGGGACCCGGAAGGCAAACGATATATAGACTTCCTCTCAGCTTATTCTGCAGTCAATCAG GGACATAGTCATCCCAAGATCATGAAGGCAATGGTGGAACAGGCCGAAAAGCTTACTCTAAGTTCCCGAGCCTTCTACAATGACAGGTTTCCCGTATTTGCTGAGCGTCTGACCAGTATGTTCGGGTACGACATGGTCCTGCCAATGAATACTGGTGCAGAAGGCGTAGAAACAGCTCTGAAGTTAACAAGGAAGTGGGGCTATCTCAAGAAAGGAATTCCAAGAGACGAG GCCATTATCGTTTCTTGTTGTGGCTGCTTCCACGGTCGTACATTAGCTGTTATTTCTATGAGCTGCGATAATGAGGCAACCCGTGGCTTTGGGCCCTTGCTACCAGGCCACCTCAAAGTTGATTTTGGTGATTCTGCAGCACTTGAGAAGCTATTCAAAG AGAAAGGAGATCGAATTGCCGGTTTTCTGTTTGAGCCTATTCAGGGAGAGGCAGGG GTCGTCATTCCTCCTGATGGTTATCTGAAATCTGTTAGAGACCTTTGCTCAAAATACAATATTCTGATGATTGCTGATGAAATACAAAGTGGCTTAGCACGTTCCGGGAGAGTTCTAGCTTGTGACTGGGAAAATGTTCGCCCTGATGTCGTA ATACTAGGAAAGGCATTAGGTGGTGGAATGCTGCCAGTTAGTGCAGTTCTCGCAGATAAAGATGTTATGCTCTGCATACAGCCCGGGGAGCACGGAAG CACCTTTGGGGGGAATCCTTTGGCGAGTGCAGTTGCTATTGCATCGCTGGATGTGATAAGAGACGAGAAACTGGCCGAGAG GTCTGCAAAATTGGGAGAGGAGCTCAGAGAACAACTTTTGAAAATTCAGAAGCAATTCCCCGACCTTATAAAAGAAGTGCGCGGGAGAGGCTTGTTCAACGCTGTCGAGCTCAATAGCAAAGCCTTATTCCCCGCAACTGCCTATGATGTGTGTCTGAAGCTAAAAGAGAGAGGAATTCTCGCTAAACCTACTCACGAATCCATTATCCGACTAACCCCTCCACTGTCGATAAG TTCGGATGAGCTCAAAGAGGGCTCGAAAGCCTTGCAGGACGTGTTGGAACTCGATCTGCCAAAGATCAAGAAAGAGAAGAAGCCAGCTACCGCTTCTTCTCATACAGCTTCCAACGTGTGTGACCGATGTGGACGCAACCCGTGTGATTCTTTTTGA